AcactataaaacacattttgttatgGAAATGATACAGTTGTCAATTGTGAACAGAAGCCAGTGTTAATGCCCAGTAATTCAGTATTATGACTCTTCATATTACAAAttaagaaacacattttcttgtcatctcttctccccccccacTTACAATGGTTGCAGCAGACTGAATAGAACCTCTATTTAACATCAGGATTCTGATGTAGTGTATCACTGTGGGGTTCAacttgtttctgctgtttttgagtgtgaggtttttttttttttaaataaaaaacatgggTATGGGATTGTCAACCTTTTATTTACTAAGTTTAAAATactttggaattaaaaaaatgagcagGCTTAGTTCCAGTTTCTAGACTAATTGGTGTTAATACATTTAGTCCTAGTTATATTGGGAATGTTAGTCTTCCAAAAGCAACTCTGAACTTTAAATTTCTTTCTTCAAATTCAACAAACTATATCTAGTGTGGTGTTGGCAATGCTAGTTTGACTTTCTTTAATACCTTTCTAAGTCATCTTTGAAGGGCTTtggatcatcatgatgatgtgatATGTCAAGAGTCCCTGCTTATGAATGCTGAGTTTGCTTAGGGCTGCAGGCCTCTCTGTaccttttcagtcatttataaaAGATGTCCTGTCCCATCTGGGAGTGTCCCATGCCCACCTGAGTGTATTAATCCCTTGCTCTTTCTGTTGACTGCAGCACGCTGGTGATAAAGCAGAAGCTCCCTGGGATATATGTACAGCCATCCTACAGATCAGCGTTAAGTAAGCAACTGCACTTTGTCCTTCATAAAGTCTAATATCGGTAGGTATTGTGTAGCTAACAGTTTTTGATTTGTTTCAGTGTGGTTTGGGGTCATTTTTATAAGGCATGGTTTGTATCAGGATGGCGTCTTCAAGTTCACAGTTTACATCCCAGATAATTACCCCGATGGAGACTGTCCAGTAAGTATTGTGGTATctacttgttttgttttttattctgaagGTTCTTATGTTTGCACTACTGTACACTTCATTATGAGAAGCTGCTTTAATTGGAGGTCTAGTTTTAAGATTCTTTCATTGTTATGTTATGCAGAAAAGTTGCATGTGTTCATGAGGCTCAAgtatcttttattatttatttaaaaatttccttCCACTGGTCGGCTATAAGAGAAAATGTGCATGAAGGGGTCTAGAATGGTGACTAGTTCCTTTTGCTCTGGATACAACTTCTCACCCTCGGAACAAAAACCCTCATAGGTGACTTGATCTTAACCAGACCAGGACTGACAATTATTTGTGCACTGAAGTGTGGGGTAAGAAATTCAGTATGGAACCATCACTGAGAAACCACATCACAATTCATGCTGCTAAGGCCCTTTGAATGTTGACAAACAACAAAACATCCATTTGTCCTGCTTGTTGCAGTTGGCTGCAGTTTAAATTGCAAGCTGAACATTATTCTTGTTGAGTGTTTTAAGCCTGGGGTTGGTTTCAACCCTTTTTGAGCAGTGTAGATGTGACTGTGGCTGACAAATGCCTGGAAATCTGATTTCGAAGATCGGTGCTGATGTGGCCTGGCCTGCTGGTTCACCTGAGCCTTCTACTTGCATTTCAGAGGGTGGTCTTTGACATCCCAGTCTTCCACCCTTTAGTGGACCCTGTGTCAGGGGAGCTTGATGTGAAGAGAGCCTTCACAAGGTGGAGGTATGCAAATGGTATTTCTTCTGTACTTGGTTGACACATTACTGGTTTATCTTAGAGTGTGGGGAAACAAatctttaaatgctttttattaaattgcTAGAAGTTTATCAAACATGGTACCTGAGGTGCCTAAGTGTTCACGATCACAACAAATGAAGTGCAAGTCATTGTTACAGTGGGTTATTCATGTATGTATCTTCACAGGGAGTTGTGGGGGTATTTACATTCCTTCTTATACTTGAGAAGGAAGAAACCTGCAGTGCTTGTGCAGCTGGGATACTTGTAGCTACTGACATGACAGCCCTTCCTCACCTTTTTGCCCCTTCAGGCGCAATCATAATCACATCTGGCAAGTGCTGATGTATGCGCGTACCATCTTCTATAAGATCAATACTGTGGAGCCCCTGAACCCAGAGGCAGCTGTACTGTGAGTCTGAGCTGCAACTGTGCAGTTTAaagggtgtgggtgtgggtgacAGTGCTGGTGTTTGGGCTGGCCACCAGTTTAATGTAGCATAAAGGTTGACATAGTCCTATAATATGAAgcttgctggttcaagtccctttccctgctcctgctggagtcctctgatcaaggtacttgtgcTCAATTGCccttgagagagagagaagaaaaatatgtaGTACAAATACTGTTTGGTGGaaaatgtctgctaagcaaCAAATCAATAACTCATCTTGATCTGTTCAAAgaaatttgtttgcttgttgtGCATGCCTTCCTATAACTTCCCATCTGGGAAATGTTTGTGGCTGGTTTGCGTGTGCGTTGGctaatgcacatttacatttattcattaacacatgcttttctccaaagcaacttccaatgaactttagagttgtcagcccacaccttattcaccaaggtgacttacactgttagtactgtacactacttgcAATATGTCaatcatccataaatcagtggaacgcTATCACTCACAGAGTAGGTACACCTGTCCTACAGGCAGCGGATGCCTTCTtgccagtcttgtgccctgtgctgttaCAGGAGCATGGGGAAATGATTCCTTCTCTACAAGCTCATTGTGTCAATATTAAGGCTTGTGTACTCAagttgtgtgtttgcatctgcCCAGGTATGACAAGGATGTTCAGCTGTTCAAAAGCAAGGTGGTTGACAGTGTGAAACTATGCAACAGCCATCTTTTTGACCCACCCAAGATTGATGATCCTTATGCAATAAGGTTGGTCTTCATTAATGATAGACTGCAGAACAGCTTTTTCAATTCTAAGATATGACTGGTTAATACTGCAAAAGGCTGAATGACATGGTTCAAGGTGGAAGTCAATGTCCTTTATTTTTTGACCATCTGAGGATGTTTTTCTAGCTTCTCCCCATGGAATCCAGCTGTCCACGAAGAAGCAAGGGAGAGAATGTTTGCTCATAAAGTGAGTATTGAGGTTATAACCCAACTGGGGGCAAACAAATGGAAAGAGGCACTTGCCACTTTGCTTCAATAGTTTGGCATGGCTGCTTCAAAAGCATGGTGTGTCAAGGTGAACTTAACAATGGTAGCTGTAGCCAAAACAAGACATGACCAGACACTTTACAAGTAGTGAAGTGTGTGCTAAGAGAACCACAGATGTGACTTTCCTGATGCGTCTAACATCGGACTGTTTCGTAGAGACGGCCTGAGGATCTCAAGGGGCTGCAGGTATCGGGGTTGTCCTGGGTGAAGCCTGGATCTACACTCCCCTTCAGCAAAGAGGAGAACAGCCTTCAGACATGAGCCTGCAGCTCTCGTTCGAGCCACTGTGGGGCATCATCAGTACAGTAGACATGTCCCAGGCTTGTGGGGGCAACATGGACTGCAGCTCAAATGGAATGAAAACCGCTTACCTTTATATGAGTTAATGACACTGGCTCAGCTTCGACTGATGATGCAAGTTTTGGCTCAGACTAGGGCAGAAGCGGGCCTACGTTTCCCATGTACGTTCGCACCAAACAACCTCAACGAAAGCACTTGCAGACTTATCGACTGCTCTGTGACTTTCCTTTTTGACCCTCACCATCTCATTATGTTCTAGGGGAAAATTTATTGCTGGTCATATTAAGCAGCTgacagcattttacattttttgcctCTCCCTTAAACCTTTTTAATAACATGGCAGTCCAGTGTTGGCTTGACACTACACTTAGCTTTTATTGGGTTTTGAAGGGGCTCTTTAATGGTTAGTATGTTCAGATTCCGCTGTACAATGTATGACacctgaaaatgtttaatatataatgACAAAAAGGTAAATATGGTTCAAAGATAAGTTAATCATTTATTGAATCATTTATGCTTCTATTgtaatttttggattttttttcttatcctgAATGAAACAATGTTTGTAAATAGgaattttctgtaaatttgaTCTCATTGGTAGTTTTGCTGAAATAGGTCATTGGTTCTATTCATGTACAGACGGAAACTTAATTTTTGAATCATAAttggtttatttttgcttttttctggtCAAACTttctcccccccaccctttcTAAAGTGGTTACTTGACATTGTTTGAAACTGTATACTGCATTGGTATTTTTAAGCCAAGTTTTCAGtggaagtaaataaaaaattttaaatctgaTTATCTGACTTGTAAATTTTTGCCAGTTGCAGCCCTTAAAACAAGTTTCATTGCCATAAGGTGACACACTGCAACCCTAGAATGTTCCATTAAGTTGAAGTATTTTAAATAAGGTTTGATGCTAGGTGAAGGTAAATGGGGATCTTTGTAACCTGACTTTTCTTTCTACCAGTTACCAAAGGTGAAATAAAGCAAGTATGCCAAACATTACTGCTCAGTGTTGCAGTAAAATTCTTTTCCTGCCAGTCATACCACTTCTAAGCAGAAGTGGAAAGCAGCTCAGTCAACTTTGTCAGTTAACTCTAGCTGAATTACACATACAggcaaatgaatttttttttttttttttttttttccctgggacTCTTCTACATAAGAGATCGTGCAAGACAGAGCAAATGCAGGACAGTGCAGCGCACAGGTCAGAGTCTGGTGCCAATCTGTGTAATgtacatattgtaacgaccccccccgttactgttttaggagggagtgtgtgtttaaatgtaaatagttgcattatgggaaataatgttaaaggtgtgtgtaaccactgggggcacttaagggggAAATAGTAGGGTGACCGTGTGTTCAGAAGAGAGCTTAAGAGTGCTAAAGCAGACCAGGAAGGCTGGttgtaagcgcaggtcctggagaagaaggggTCCTCGGCCCGAGAGCATCCtttcccttgtgctggtgttcgaataaatcgttcgttatgaacgctgcttcCGCGTCcctctttgccccatccaaacccacggcgctgtgcgccacactggtgtcagaagtgggatgggagcaggacgatgagaggctggatcagGAAACAGCTGACCACCAGGCATCGGGAAGGAGAGAAGAGCGAGACGGAAGAACGCTGTCCCCCGGAAGAAGTGCCTACGACGGTGGAGGTTGAGGTGGACGTGCCGTGGCggagcacgggtgtccagggggaTGCTGGGGAAGCGTGCGAATGGGCGAGGACGGTGGAGgagagctgcgaggtgccgctGGAAACAGGCAAGCAAGTCGAGTGGGGTCTCCTTGCGCCCAGAGAAagagcggcaggaagaggcagcgaaccGCCATCGACCGCGGAGGAAAGTTGCCCCGCGAAGAGCGCCGCTTTCCCGAGCAGGATGGATGCCGTGCTGGACGACGCGGAGCAGTGTGCctcgtctgtggacaggcagagCTCCGTGTCGAAGATGAGCGAAACCGCCGACGCTAATTCTCCGGCGGAACGAACGGGAGTTCGCCACTTTCGGGGAGAAAGCGCCCAGCCTGCCTAAAGCCCCGGCAAGCGTTGTAGAGCGGCGCGGCGAAACAAACGCCGCAAAAAGAGGAGGGCTGCGCAGCAAGAAGCGGCCAGTTTTACGAACGTCGCGGCAGGTTCAGTGTGCGACGAATCGGCGGAGGCGAGAGCGGCAAGCAGAGGGGGTTCGCCGGGTCCTTTGCCGGAAGACGGCTGAGCGGCGAGGCGCGCGGCGAGACGACGGGAGGCGCGAGAAAGATGTTCGCCTCCAACAATGGAGCGGGGACAACGCGAAGCGGCTGCGGGGAGCCATCGCGAAGGTCCCACGGAAGCCGGTCAGCGAAAGCCACGTGGGCGCCGCCATGTTTGGGACGCGCCACGTGCGAGTGAGGGAGTCGTGCAGGGACCGAGGCCCGGCGGACATGGGACGAGGATGGCCACCCCGACCCCCGAGCGCGCCGCCATGGGGGGTCTCTTGCAAGTTTCCCGCCCCAACTACCAGCGGTGAGCGTCCTGTACTCCCGACTGGATGCGCGTGAGAACAGCGCTGGATGTTGGGACActtgtggggcaggcagcagcggggacgctgctattctttttgGCGGGGGGCTatgtaacgaccccgcgttactgttttaggagggagtgtgtgtttaaatgtaaatagttgcattatgggaaataatgttaaatgtgtgtgtaaccactgggagCACTTAAGGGGAAACTagtagggtgaccgtgtcttCCAGTGTGTTCAGAAGAGAGCTTAGGGGTGCTAAGCTAGGccaggaaggctggctgtaactTAGCGTAGGTCTTGGAGGagaaggggtcctcggaccgagagcatcattttcccttgtgctggtgttcgaataaatcgttcgttatgaacgctgcttcTGCGTCtctcttcgccccatccaaacccacagtgctgcgcgccacaatatacagtacaaagaaAACTATAGGACATTTAAATGAGAATTAGAAACAAGTCAAGAGCACATCTTGAGTGTTTTCAGCTGGTTTCTGCTGTGCTCATGAGCAGGAGGCAGATGCCCCCCACTCCTCTTGTGTCCAAGGTGAAAAAATGACCACAACACAAGGGACATGATTTCAGATGTTTCTTGGTCATAATCCTCAACTGTATCACTATACAACTGCTTTAGTAGTCTGTTATCTATCAGCCATAACCATCGTAGTTCACTCATGGGTCGAGGGAGGTGAGTGATCTCTCTTCTCCCAGGTCTGTCTGTATAACAGCTGAAGTAGTCTCGATTTTTGGTttaataaggggaaaaaaaagttgtgtaacTAATCGCCCTATTTGCTATCTGGTGTTAATCCACTGGAGTGAATCCGCTCAGAGAGGAGAGAAGCGCTATGAGCATCTTTCTCAGGTCACGTGGCTCCACTTGCAGCACTTCAAAACTCGTTCATCTTGAACGATCGTGACCTGCTGTCTCCATGATCTGCCTCAGAGACTCCAGATTCAGCGCGCTCGCGTTGCGGCTGTATGGTGTGTACTGTACGGACCACAGTCACGCCGAAACCAGCAAGAATTCAGCCGATTGGTCCGAGTCGGCGCGGCCATCTTGGGCTCCTCCCCTCCGAGCAGCCGGGGCTGAGACGCGCCGTGTCCGGACAGTCCCCGCCGGTCGCCTCGGGCCTCAGCCGCGACCGGAAGGCTCCTCCGGCCAGCGCGAGCTCCGTGCCACACGTGTCCACAGCCGAAGCAGACGAGTCCCCCCCCCTTCCGCCACCCCCCACCGCTTTCCGTCCAATCGGAGGACGAGCGTCACGGCTCGTATGTAAATACGGTGTTGTGACGTCACGGGCGGCGAAGCGCTCAGGCCGCGAGCGGCGGTACTACGGCAAGTCGGCGAGCCGACGTCGTGCTCGTTTCCCACGCGGTGACAGCGACAGTGACGCTTCGTGCCCGCGTGACGCCGCGTCCCCGCGGTAAGTAGTGATGTAAGCAGTGATGCAAGCGGTGATGCTCGGTTCCGCGGCGGTGCGAACGTGGACGCTGTAGCTGTCAGCTGgacgcgacgcgacgcgacgcgGCGCGGCGTGGCGCGGCTCAGGGAATCCCAGCGCCGAGCGGAGCAGCGGACTTCCCTCCCCCCCGACTGGGCGCTCCCTGCTCGGCGGCGCGATACGCGATGCGGCGCTCCCGGCTCCGCGGCTTCCCAGGTGGTGAAGAGACGACGCAGAGAGAGGGACCGGCGGCGGCAGAGTGGCTAGTAAGTGCGGGACCCGGGAGGGATTCCCTCAGAGCCGCCGAGACAGGGACGTCGTGCCTGCATGATGATGTGCATGTGCTCCTCCGTACCCTCTGTCATACCCCCCCAGTCTCCCGGTGTCCCTGCTTTTGTTCAAGTTCCCCCCCTTTCCCAGTGTCCTCTGCTCATCCCTCCACTCCTCTCTGTTCATCCTCCACTCCTCTCCCGATCCCTGCTCCCTTCCCCAGTGTCTCCCACTGGTCTCTCAGTGTCCCCCCACTTGTCTCCCAGTGTCCCCTGCTCCCTTCCCCAATGTCTCCCACTCCTCTCCCAGTGTCCCCTGTGCCCTTCCCAGTCAGTGTCTTCCCACTCCTCTTCCAGTGTCCCCTGCTCCCTTCCCCAGTGTCTCCCACTGGTCTCTCAGTGTCCCCCCACTTGTCTCCCAGTGTCCCCTGTGCCCTTCCCAGTGTCCCCCACTCCTCTCCCAGTGTCCCCTGCTCCCTTCCCTAGTGTCTCCCACTCGTCTCCCAGTGTCCCCCCGACTCCTCTCCCAATCTCCCCTGCTCCCATCCCCAGTGTCCCCCCCACTCCTCGATGTAGAGAGCAGCCGTGCTGTGAACACATGTGCACACGCCTCTGAGGACCCCTCACTGCACTGAATCTTAGAGACGCTGGCAGCGAAACCATTCCTGAGGGTTTAAATTCCTCTGTGTACTTTAGATCATATTCAACACCTGACTCTCAGAGCTTCACCACCCTGTTTTTACCATATTGCAGCACCAGAAAAGGGTTATGAGATCAGTCGCTGGTCATAATCGCGATGGGGACGGTGACTCTATGAGGGGACCGAGGGGGTCCTGAAGAAGAGCGCCATGTCAAACGGGAGGAACCCCTGCAGCTGTGGCTCAGAAGGCCCTCCCTCTTTCCACACAGCAAGTTTACAGCAGATAAGGCTGAGTGACACACATGTTGAGCACGGGGGGCTCAATAATGTGTGTAAGAAGCAGATATGGCCGCAGTGCAGGCGGCGCCCTCATCAGGCCAGGGCAGACAAGCAGAGCCGCCCAGGGTCAGTTaaagcacaaattaaaaaatgtaagaatttcaCTGTGCTTGTGCACACGAGTGTGAGTGCGTGTTCTTCTCCCACTCCCACATGCATGTTTTTTGAAAGTCATGTGTGGAAAATTATGTGCTGTTGGAGTTGGAGCACATGTTTTAATAACACCGAATACAGTAAGTGGCTGCCGGTAATGTTCTGGATGAGCATCTAAAGTCAGAGGATCCAGGAGAGTGGGTCGGTGCTGCTGCTTTGTGAAGGTATGAGGATGCCGGTGACCCCATGATAAGGTAATCCGTACTGTGTTCTGGAAAGAACCCATTTACacattgtaatttttactgtattagttcaaggtaagtaccttgattacatttatttatttagtagatgcttttctccaaagtcacttccagtgaactcttatgtagtgttatcagcccacacaccttattctccaaggtgacttatactgttagatacactgcttacaatgggtcactcatccacacacagacacacacacactctctctctctctgtcactcacactatgggggaacctgaacagcatgtctttgcagtgtgggaggaaaccagagcacccgaagacttacactgctagatacactacttacaatgggtcactcatccatacagcagtggaacacacactctctctctctgtcaatcacacactatgggtgaacctgaacagcatgtctttggactgtgggaggaaaccagagcacacagacacggggagaacatgcaaactccacacagactgagcggcgatcaaacccacatcctctcacaccacccaggtgctgtgagacagcagcacttcccGCTGTGCCGCCCTATGGTTGAGGATAACACAGCAGAGGGTGAGAATGGCACCGAAGACCTCGGAGTTCAGATGCAGTGGTTCTAACCActtcgccacctgctgtcccctgtTTTAGTAACTTTCATCATGTGTAGAATCATTTTCCAACAATTCAAAAATTTTCGTTGACTGCGTAACTAATACGGCTAGAACAATGAAATGGACtcaagtgacaaaaaaaaaaaactaaattatgaAAGCCTTAATTTCTGTTCTTTGACCCATGTTTAACACCCTCTGAGAATACCAAAGCAGCAAAATATGGTAAATAATAATCCAATTGGGGGAAGCTCATAAtctagagctgttgcctttggtcccgaaggtttaaatcccacctccagttgtagtaccgttgagcaattTACTTAACCTAAAATTTACCCcggtatataaatgggtaagtgattacaagtagcttaacactgtaagtcaccttggagaaaagcaagagctaaatgaatgtatgtaatAAAAGAACAGGTCAAGGGCagcactgcaatggactggcagcccatccagggtgtggacccctcagccttgcacccagtcattccgggataggcttcagacccccgcgaccctgaccaggacatgTGGTTACTGGCGATGGCTGTATTGCACTATTATTTGCAATACATTTGGATATTTTAAATAATCCCTAGTTTAGCTggttacgtttacatttattcatctagcagatgttCTCCAAACACTGTGTGTGCAGAGAATATTGACTACTATTCAGGTGACACCTTTACCCGAGGTCATTTACAGTGTTCGGCACACGAAACGCAGTAaactccctgcagtcattcacacGTCTGTACAGCAGATCAGTGTAAAACAGATACTCACGCACACGAagagcaatttggagtcacgTATTTTTATAccgggggtgcggcggcgcggCACGGCGTGGCatgttcagccggtgcctgccgtgtggtgggtttgaggttcgagccctccttagggtgccttgtgatggactggcgtcccgcacTCGATGTGTCCCCTCGGCcgtgcgccctgcgttgccgggttaggctccggctcaacgcgaccccactcgggataagCAGCCGTTGGTGGATGGATAtactgtgggaggcaaccagagccgCTGAAGGAAACCAGTGTAAGCCTataggaaacatgcaaactccactcagactgagccagattcaaacccgcatccagtcgcacagcccaggagatgtgaAACGCACcgaagttttgtttttgttatgaaCTGGGTCCAACATACGTCTTACATAATTCATCACTTTATCCCTAAATGATACATTCTGTTCTCAGAAGTGCAGTGCTAGaaaatggcagcaggtggcatagtggttatagctgctgcatTGCACTCCAAAAACCAGCTTGAAACGCCTCCTGATGCCATACTCTCGAGCAAGGACCTTATCCTGAACACTGAAATGTATCCTCTTCCCTAagtgggtaaattagtgtaagtaaTACAAtgctgtaaggtgctttggagaaaagcgtgagccaaatgaattaataatagaaaaattacTGCATGCATTTAAATCTGTCACTCATGCGCATTAATTCCAAAATTACATATTTCTGGCAGAAAGTAGCAGATGTTTGAGTAGAAAATTGTTGGAGCTGGAATTATAAgtatgatttaaaatgtttggggaaaaatgtgaaaatggagATTTATAGCATGCtgtctgatttttaaaattgagtATTAAAAGTCTTAATTTccttatatacatatatatatatatatatatttcattttcacattttcagaaccgcttgtcccatacggggtcacggggaaccggagcctacccggcaacacagggcgtaaggcctgagggggaaggggacacacccaggacgggacgccagtccgccacaaggcaccccaagcgggactcgaaccccagacccaccggagagcaggactgtggtccaacccactgcgccaccgtaccccctatatatatatatatatatatatatatatatatatattatatatatatatatatatatacacacacacacacacacacacacacacacacacacacacacacacacacacagggggacgcggtggtgcagtgggttggaccacagtcctgctctccagtgggtctggggttcgagtcccgcttggggtgccttgcgatggactggcgtcccgtcctgggtgtgtcccctccccctccggccttacgccctgtgttgccgggtaggctccggttccccgcgaccccgtatgggacaagcggttctgaaaatgtgtgtgtgtgtgtgtgtgtgtatatatatacacacacacacatgtacacacacaccgAGGAAAATCCGTGTGGCGATTAGGGAAGTGGACTCGTCCGATGGTGCTCTTCTGggccctgctgctgtacccttgagcaatgttcTTAACCTCAttcgctccagtaaaacactgagctgtataaatagtaagTTGTTCTGGGTAGCAGCATCTTCGAATCCAAAAATGAATAAGCTGGGTACTTCATCGTAAACaaagtttttactttttgtccGCGCATACTGATTATTTTAATGCCCTGATTCCTTTTATCGTGAATATTTTAACTGGGAATATGAGCACTTCCATATAATGAAACCATGGGCCAACATGGTACTTTTTAATGTagtttacaattttttttatctagcggacacttttcgccaaagcagcttccaatgaactctctgtagtgttttcagcccaaacaccttattcaccacggtgacttacactgctagacacactacttgcaatgggtcactcatccatatatcagtggaacagcatgtctttggagtgtgggaggaaaccagagcaccccaaggaaacccacacagacacggggagaacatgcaaactccacacagactttgCGGggaaatcaaacccacgtcctctcacaccacccagggactgggacacagcagcgctacccgctgtgccactgtgccacctcattATAATATTGATAACATTACAAAACCTGCCCTGATGTGAGCACCACTGTGCACTGTTACCCCCCCGCTCCGGTGTGTTTCAGAGCTGCCCTAATCCCCAGTAAACTTCAGCAGAAATCCTTCAAGGTTTGACTTCGTATGGGTCTTGCTGAACACCACGTCTTAAGCTCTTTATTCGTTTCGTTTCCATAGCTGAACCATTATTGCCTCTAATACTATGTTCTTATCTGTTTAAAGTGAGCTTTAATACCCATGAGCTTGAAAACGTGCATATTAGGGGCACGCGGTTCGGGTCTTTGGGCATCAGAAGACGTGCTGTTGGAAAACAGACGTATGACACGttgagagaaataaataaatgacctTATACTCCTGACCCCTATTAAACGGATTAAGAACATAAAGCCATACGTGGTTTGGAACtgagtcgtgtgtgtgtgtgcgtgtgtgtgcgcatgcctCTTCCGTGTTGACCGATATTCACTGGTTTCATAcaaattgaataaaaatatacattttattcagaTCAGTAACTTTGAAAAGTAACAGAACTTTACTAAAGGATCCCTAATTCAAGAAATTATGGGAGACTCTTCCATGGCGTTGGAGCTGCCCGTGTGCACAACACcgcattcatttaatttatttatcggacacttttctccaaagctacccACAattttaagctatttacagtaatttactcatttataagggggggtgcggtggcgcaatgggtcggaccgggtcctgctctccggttggtctggggttcaagtcccgcttggggtgccttgtgcccaTCCCctgccctacgccctgtgttgctgggttaggctccggttccctgcgaccccaaatgggacaagcggttcagactgtgtgtgtgtgtgtgtgtgtgtgtgtttacttgtttata
Above is a genomic segment from Scleropages formosus chromosome 5, fSclFor1.1, whole genome shotgun sequence containing:
- the aktip gene encoding AKT-interacting protein, producing MNAFWSMSANTSRKRTDSEDKIAQGEQRTSPPRAPFGKKQLPSIPKNAVPITKPVSPAPSAQSSNGTHASYGPFYLEYSLLAEFTLVIKQKLPGIYVQPSYRSALMWFGVIFIRHGLYQDGVFKFTVYIPDNYPDGDCPRVVFDIPVFHPLVDPVSGELDVKRAFTRWRRNHNHIWQVLMYARTIFYKINTVEPLNPEAAVLYDKDVQLFKSKVVDSVKLCNSHLFDPPKIDDPYAISFSPWNPAVHEEARERMFAHKRRPEDLKGLQVSGLSWVKPGSTLPFSKEENSLQT